A window of Candidatus Omnitrophota bacterium genomic DNA:
CCACAATTCCCTTGTCCGTGTCCAACAAAAGAGTCTTGAGGATTCGCCCGGCCGGCACTTTCAGGAGTTGGGAAACCTCCTCCACCGTATGCTTGCCCGGCGTCGGGACCTTTTCCGGAGAAGGCACGGCACCTGAGGCCTCCGCAGCCGGAGGCACGGGACTCGGCGCAATCTCCAAGCTCATCGCGCGTCCCTCGCCCCAGGCATCGCACTCCACGACCACATCCTCTCCCCACGGCGACGGCACCATGAACTCCTGAGATGCCTTCCCGCCCATGGCCCCGGAGTCTGCTTCACAAATCACCACACGCAACCCGCAACGCGAGAAGATGCGCTTGTAGGCCTCAAGCATCCGGTCGTAGACCTTGTCCAAGCCCTCAAAATCCTTATCAAAACTGTAGGCGTCCTTCATCACAAACTCACAGCTGCGCACCACTCCATAGCGCGGCCGGGCCTCATCCCTGAATTTAGTCTGGATCTGATAGAGCAGAAGCGGGAGTTGGCGGTAAGACTGCACGTGGTTCTTCACAATGGAGGTAATGATCTCCTCATGCGTGGGCCCCAGAACTACCTCTTTGCCGTGCCGGTCCTCAAAGGTGTAAAGGATCTCACGCATGAGGTCATAACGCCCGGTCTGCTTCCACAAGTCCGCGGGCTGAAGCCCGGGCATTAAGAGTTCCTGTCCGCCGCCGCGATTCATTTCTTCGCGCACAATACGCGTTGCCTTGGCCAAGACCCTAAGTCCCAGCGGCAGGTAACTGTACGCGCCGGCCATGAGCTTGCGAACCAACCCCGCCCGCAACATCAATTGATGGCTTGCAGCCTCTGCTTCTGCAGGCGCTTCACGCAAGGTGGGAAGAAAAGCCTGGGACCAACGCTGAACATTCGTTTCAGTCATTCACTCATCCGCTCTTTAGAATCAATCCGACAAAATCGTTGTAGGTGACCACCAGCATCAGGGCAATCAATGCAAAGACCATCACTTGTTGGG
This region includes:
- a CDS encoding proline--tRNA ligase, translating into MTETNVQRWSQAFLPTLREAPAEAEAASHQLMLRAGLVRKLMAGAYSYLPLGLRVLAKATRIVREEMNRGGGQELLMPGLQPADLWKQTGRYDLMREILYTFEDRHGKEVVLGPTHEEIITSIVKNHVQSYRQLPLLLYQIQTKFRDEARPRYGVVRSCEFVMKDAYSFDKDFEGLDKVYDRMLEAYKRIFSRCGLRVVICEADSGAMGGKASQEFMVPSPWGEDVVVECDAWGEGRAMSLEIAPSPVPPAAEASGAVPSPEKVPTPGKHTVEEVSQLLKVPAGRILKTLLLDTDKGIVAAVVRGDHELNPIKLARLLGCRSVELAAPAVVEKISGAPLGFAGPVGLNGVTLVVDHAAMGVHDGVSGANETDTHLLHVQPGRDFEAQVLGDIRFVTEQDLDGTGNPFRLTTTVEIGHVFKLGTHYSDLLQVKYLDEAGAEQVVVMGCYGIGVNRIVSSAIEQNHDKDGIIWPESLAPYDVLVVPLEAAGEAAMALGEQISAELGAEGLEVLLDDRPLQTGAKLKDADLIGIPWRVVIGKKGIERGEVELSNRRTKESEWVKPQGVAGLLKKRRPA